A genomic window from Streptomyces sp. NBC_01429 includes:
- a CDS encoding 3-hydroxyacyl-CoA dehydrogenase NAD-binding domain-containing protein, whose product MSTAELLKGAAELFPGEVVTQAHVRHFELPANAGRFALITLDNGFDHKKPTTFGPQSLAHLDAALDQVEREASEGTIVGVGITGKPFIFAVGADLKGVELLKRHEDALAIGRGGHEVFKRIASLAVPTFAYYNGAAMGGGVEVGLHCTYRTVSAALPAFSLPEVFLGLVPGWGGCALLPNLIGADRAVTVVIENSLNQNKQLKGGQVYDLGIADALFEGADFLEQSLIWTASVLKGEVAVERPEVDRGEAWDQAVARGRFIADSKVHGAAPAAYRALEIIEAAKDGDLQAGFDAEDRALADLIMGGELRSGIYAFNLVQKRAKRPAGAPDKSLARPVTKVGVVGAGLMASQLALLFLRRLEVPVVLTDIDQDRIDKGVGYVHGEIDKLLLKSRINQDKANRLKGLVSGVLDKAEGFGDADFIIEAVFEEMGVKQQVFAEVEAVAPAHAILATNTSSLSVSEMASKLKNPERVVGFHFFNPVAILPLLEIVRGELTDDAALATAFGVAKKLRKTAVLVKDAPAFVVNRILTRFMGEIQNVIDEGTPVEVAERAVEPLGLPMSPLVLLELVGPAIGLHVSETLHGAFPDRFTVSENLAAVVKAGKRGFYVYAADNAAKPELDPEVAALLKQGDTVLTEEQTRDRVLDAVAQEIGLMLDEGVVAEAQDIDLCLITGAGWPFHLGGVTPYLDREGVSERVNGKPFLAPGVASVPA is encoded by the coding sequence GTGAGCACAGCGGAACTCCTGAAGGGCGCGGCCGAGCTGTTCCCCGGCGAGGTCGTCACCCAGGCGCACGTGCGCCACTTCGAACTCCCGGCGAACGCGGGCAGGTTCGCGCTCATCACGCTGGACAACGGGTTCGACCACAAGAAACCCACCACCTTCGGCCCGCAGTCGCTGGCCCATCTCGACGCGGCGCTCGACCAGGTCGAGCGGGAGGCGTCCGAGGGCACGATCGTGGGTGTCGGAATCACCGGCAAGCCGTTCATCTTCGCCGTCGGCGCCGACCTCAAGGGCGTGGAGCTGCTGAAGCGCCACGAGGACGCGCTCGCGATCGGCAGGGGCGGCCACGAGGTCTTCAAGCGCATCGCCTCGCTGGCCGTGCCGACCTTCGCGTACTACAACGGCGCGGCGATGGGCGGCGGTGTCGAGGTCGGGCTGCACTGCACGTACCGCACGGTCTCGGCGGCCCTGCCCGCGTTCTCGCTGCCCGAGGTCTTCCTCGGGCTCGTCCCGGGCTGGGGCGGCTGCGCGCTGCTGCCGAACCTGATCGGCGCCGACCGCGCGGTGACGGTCGTCATCGAGAACTCGCTCAACCAGAACAAGCAGCTCAAGGGCGGTCAGGTCTATGACCTGGGGATCGCTGACGCGCTCTTCGAGGGCGCTGACTTCCTGGAGCAGTCGCTGATCTGGACCGCGTCCGTACTGAAGGGCGAGGTGGCGGTCGAGCGCCCCGAGGTCGACCGGGGCGAGGCGTGGGACCAGGCCGTCGCGCGCGGCCGGTTCATCGCGGACTCCAAGGTGCACGGCGCGGCTCCGGCCGCCTACCGCGCGCTGGAGATCATCGAGGCGGCGAAGGACGGTGACCTCCAGGCGGGCTTCGACGCGGAGGACCGGGCGCTGGCGGACCTGATCATGGGCGGCGAGCTGCGCTCCGGGATCTACGCCTTCAACCTGGTGCAGAAGCGCGCCAAGCGGCCGGCCGGTGCCCCGGACAAGTCGCTGGCCCGTCCGGTCACCAAGGTGGGTGTCGTGGGCGCGGGGCTGATGGCCTCGCAGCTGGCGCTGCTGTTCCTGCGCCGTCTTGAGGTGCCGGTCGTGCTGACCGACATCGACCAGGACCGGATCGACAAGGGCGTGGGCTATGTCCACGGCGAGATCGACAAGCTGCTGCTGAAGTCCCGGATCAACCAGGACAAGGCCAACCGGCTCAAGGGCCTGGTCTCGGGCGTGCTGGACAAGGCCGAGGGATTCGGGGACGCCGACTTCATCATCGAGGCCGTCTTCGAGGAGATGGGCGTCAAGCAGCAGGTGTTCGCCGAGGTGGAGGCGGTCGCCCCGGCGCACGCGATCCTCGCGACCAACACCTCGTCGCTGTCGGTCTCCGAGATGGCGTCGAAGCTGAAGAACCCCGAGCGGGTCGTCGGCTTCCACTTCTTCAACCCGGTCGCGATCCTGCCGCTGCTGGAGATCGTGCGCGGTGAGCTGACCGACGACGCGGCGCTGGCCACGGCGTTCGGGGTGGCGAAGAAGCTGCGCAAGACGGCGGTGCTGGTGAAGGACGCCCCGGCGTTCGTCGTCAACCGCATCCTCACCCGCTTCATGGGCGAGATCCAGAACGTCATCGACGAGGGCACCCCGGTCGAGGTCGCGGAGCGCGCGGTGGAACCGCTCGGACTGCCGATGTCGCCGCTGGTCCTGCTGGAGCTGGTCGGTCCCGCGATCGGGCTGCATGTCTCCGAGACGCTGCACGGCGCGTTCCCGGACCGCTTCACCGTCTCCGAGAACCTCGCGGCGGTGGTGAAGGCCGGCAAGCGCGGCTTCTACGTGTATGCCGCCGACAACGCTGCGAAGCCGGAGCTGGACCCGGAGGTCGCGGCGCTGCTGAAGCAGGGCGACACCGTGCTGACCGAGGAGCAGACCCGGGACCGGGTGCTGGACGCGGTGGCGCAGGAGATCGGTCTGATGCTGGACGAGGGCGTCGTCGCGGAGGCGCAGGACATCGATCTGTGTCTGATCACCGGGGCGGGCTGGCCCTTCCACCTGGGCGGCGTCACGCCGTATCTGGACCGTGAGGGCGTCTCGGAGCGGGTGAACGGCAAGCCGTTCCTGGCGCCGGGTGTGGCCTCCGTTCCGGCGTAG
- a CDS encoding NTP pyrophosphohydrolase — protein sequence MRLIVDAANVVGSVPDGWWRDRQGATERLRDALVAYAAEGVSGHPGPVEVVLVVEGAARDVAPVAGVRVEAADGSGDDLITELAGRAAADGVPCLVVTADRELRRRVTAHGALCAGPRTVRRRPLPS from the coding sequence ATGCGGTTGATCGTCGACGCGGCGAATGTGGTCGGTTCCGTCCCGGACGGCTGGTGGCGCGACCGGCAGGGTGCCACCGAGCGGCTGCGCGACGCCCTGGTGGCGTACGCCGCCGAGGGCGTGTCCGGCCATCCGGGGCCCGTCGAGGTGGTGTTGGTGGTGGAGGGCGCGGCCCGGGACGTGGCGCCGGTGGCGGGGGTGCGGGTCGAGGCGGCGGACGGCAGCGGCGACGACCTGATCACCGAGCTGGCCGGAAGGGCGGCGGCGGACGGCGTCCCGTGCCTGGTCGTCACGGCCGACCGCGAGCTGCGCCGGCGCGTGACGGCGCACGGTGCGCTGTGCGCGGGGCCCAGGACCGTACGCCGCCGCCCGCTGCCCTCCTAG
- a CDS encoding amino acid permease codes for MTTQQGSGPAGNGIFRTKNVEQSIRDTEDPEHALRKSLSALDLTVFGVGVIIGTGIFVLTGVVAKQTAGPATALAFIVAGVVCALAALCYAEFASTVPVAGSAYTFSYASLGELPAWIIGWDLVLELALGCAVVAVGWSGYVRSLMGNAGLSLPDSLSGTQNGTFGFDLLAFLLVLILTAILVVGVKLSSRITAVIVGVKVTVVLLVIIVGAFFINGANYKPFIPPSQETAGGGGLSAPIIQLMAGFTPSDFGVMGIFTAAAVVFFAFIGFDIVATAAEETINPQRDVPRGILGSLLICTVLYVAVSLVVTGMQHYTELSVDAPLADAFKAVGHPFWAGLISFGAAVGLTSVCMILLLGQTRVFFAMSRDGLLPRTFSRVHPRFSTPYRSTILLGVIVAIVAGFTSIEELAELVNIGTLFAFVVVALGVIILRRTRPDLPRSFRTPLVPFVPIASVLASLWLMLNLPAETWLRFGIWMVIGFVVYFLYGRRHSRLDRSSASPADKP; via the coding sequence GTGACTACGCAGCAGGGTTCGGGACCGGCCGGAAACGGCATCTTCCGCACCAAGAACGTGGAGCAGTCGATCCGGGACACCGAGGATCCCGAGCACGCGCTCAGAAAGTCCCTCTCCGCCCTCGACCTGACGGTCTTCGGCGTCGGGGTGATCATCGGGACCGGCATCTTCGTGCTGACCGGTGTGGTGGCCAAACAGACGGCGGGCCCGGCCACCGCGCTCGCCTTCATCGTCGCCGGGGTCGTCTGCGCACTGGCCGCCCTGTGCTACGCCGAGTTCGCCTCGACCGTGCCGGTCGCCGGATCCGCGTACACCTTCTCGTACGCCTCGCTCGGTGAGCTGCCCGCCTGGATCATCGGCTGGGACCTGGTGCTGGAGCTGGCGCTCGGCTGCGCGGTGGTGGCGGTCGGCTGGTCCGGCTATGTGCGCTCCCTCATGGGCAACGCCGGGCTGAGTCTGCCGGACTCCCTCTCCGGCACCCAGAACGGCACGTTCGGCTTCGATCTCCTCGCCTTCCTCCTCGTCCTGATCCTGACCGCGATCCTCGTCGTCGGGGTGAAGCTCTCCTCGCGGATCACCGCCGTCATCGTGGGCGTCAAGGTCACCGTGGTACTGCTGGTGATCATCGTCGGCGCGTTCTTCATCAACGGCGCCAACTACAAGCCGTTCATCCCGCCGTCCCAGGAGACCGCCGGCGGCGGGGGACTGAGCGCGCCGATCATCCAGCTGATGGCCGGATTCACCCCCAGCGACTTCGGCGTCATGGGCATCTTCACCGCCGCCGCCGTGGTCTTCTTCGCCTTCATCGGCTTCGACATCGTCGCCACCGCGGCCGAGGAGACCATCAACCCGCAGCGCGACGTGCCCCGCGGCATCCTCGGCTCGCTGCTCATCTGCACCGTGCTGTACGTCGCCGTCTCGCTCGTCGTCACCGGCATGCAGCACTACACCGAGCTGTCCGTGGACGCCCCGCTCGCCGACGCCTTCAAAGCGGTCGGCCATCCGTTCTGGGCCGGGCTGATCAGCTTCGGCGCGGCCGTCGGCCTCACCTCGGTCTGCATGATCCTGCTGCTCGGCCAGACCCGCGTGTTCTTCGCGATGAGCCGCGACGGACTGCTGCCGAGGACCTTCTCCCGGGTCCACCCGAGGTTTTCCACGCCCTACCGCTCGACCATCCTGCTGGGCGTGATCGTGGCGATCGTCGCGGGCTTCACCTCCATCGAGGAACTCGCCGAACTGGTCAACATCGGCACGCTCTTCGCCTTCGTCGTCGTCGCGCTCGGCGTCATCATCCTGCGCAGGACACGCCCCGACCTGCCGCGCTCGTTCCGTACCCCGCTGGTGCCGTTCGTGCCGATCGCGTCCGTGCTCGCGTCCCTGTGGCTGATGCTCAACCTGCCCGCCGAGACCTGGCTGCGCTTCGGCATCTGGATGGTCATCGGCTTCGTCGTGTACTTCCTGTACGGACGCCGGCACAGCCGCCTCGACCGGTCCTCGGCCTCCCCGGCCGACAAGCCCTAG
- the dxs gene encoding 1-deoxy-D-xylulose-5-phosphate synthase, with translation MLTRIQGPRDLDRLGPEQLEQLAGEIRSFLVDAVSKTGGHLGPNLGVVELTIALHRVFESPKDKVLFDTGHQSYVHKLLTGRQDFSRLKSKGGLSGYPSRAESDHDIIENSHASTVLGWADGLAKANEVLAKDDHVVAVIGDGALTGGMAWEALNNIAAAKDRPLVIVVNDNERSYAPTIGGLANHLSTLRTTDGYERFLARGKDLLERTPVVGKPLYGTLHGAKKGLKDFIAPQGMFEDLGLKYVGPIDGHDLEALESALLRAKGFGGPVIVHCITEKGRGYQPALQDDADRFHAVGKIHPDTGLPIASSGVDWTSVFGEEMVKLGEERADIVAITAAMLQPVGLDKFAKAFPDRVYDVGIAEQHAAVSAAGLATGGVHPVFAVYATFLNRAFDQVLMDVALHRCGVTFVLDRAGITGTDGASHNGMWDMSILQCVPGLRIAAPRDADQVRAQLREAVAVEDAPTVVRFSKGAVGPAVPAVAKAGGMDVLRRTEDGTADVLLVSVGALAPMCLDIAGLLDKQGITTTVVDPRWVKPVDEALAPLAERHRVVVTVEDNSRVGGVGSAVAQALRDAGVDVPLRDFGIPPRFLDHASRKEVMAEIGLTAPDIARQVTGLVAKLDGRLADAPAEVARD, from the coding sequence TTGCTGACCCGGATCCAGGGACCGCGCGACCTGGACCGGCTCGGACCGGAGCAGCTGGAGCAGCTGGCCGGGGAGATCCGGTCCTTTCTCGTGGACGCGGTCTCCAAGACCGGCGGCCACCTCGGCCCCAATCTGGGTGTCGTCGAGCTGACCATCGCCCTGCACCGGGTCTTCGAGTCCCCGAAGGACAAGGTCCTCTTCGACACGGGCCATCAGTCGTACGTGCACAAGCTGCTCACCGGCCGTCAGGACTTCTCCCGGCTCAAGAGCAAGGGCGGACTCTCGGGATACCCGTCCCGCGCCGAGTCCGACCACGACATCATCGAGAACTCGCACGCCTCGACGGTCCTCGGCTGGGCGGACGGCCTCGCCAAGGCCAACGAGGTCCTGGCCAAGGACGACCACGTGGTCGCGGTGATCGGTGACGGCGCGCTCACCGGCGGCATGGCCTGGGAGGCGCTGAACAACATCGCCGCCGCCAAGGACCGTCCGCTCGTCATCGTCGTCAACGACAACGAGCGCTCGTACGCGCCGACCATCGGCGGCCTCGCGAACCACCTCTCGACCCTGCGCACCACCGACGGGTACGAACGCTTCCTGGCCCGCGGCAAGGACCTCCTGGAGCGCACCCCCGTCGTCGGCAAGCCCCTCTACGGCACCCTGCACGGCGCCAAGAAGGGCCTGAAGGACTTCATCGCCCCGCAGGGCATGTTCGAGGACCTCGGCCTGAAGTACGTCGGCCCCATCGACGGCCACGACCTGGAGGCCCTGGAGTCCGCGCTGCTGCGCGCCAAGGGCTTCGGCGGCCCGGTCATCGTGCACTGCATCACGGAGAAGGGCCGCGGCTACCAGCCCGCCCTCCAGGACGACGCCGACCGCTTCCACGCCGTCGGCAAGATCCACCCCGACACCGGTCTGCCCATCGCCTCCTCGGGCGTCGACTGGACCTCGGTGTTCGGCGAGGAGATGGTCAAGCTCGGCGAGGAGCGCGCGGACATCGTCGCCATCACGGCGGCCATGCTCCAGCCGGTCGGCCTCGACAAGTTCGCGAAGGCGTTCCCCGACCGGGTGTACGACGTCGGGATCGCGGAGCAGCACGCCGCGGTCTCCGCCGCCGGCCTCGCCACCGGCGGGGTGCACCCCGTCTTCGCCGTCTACGCGACCTTCCTCAACCGCGCCTTCGACCAGGTGCTGATGGACGTCGCCCTGCACCGCTGCGGCGTCACGTTCGTCCTGGACCGGGCCGGGATCACCGGTACCGACGGCGCCTCGCACAACGGCATGTGGGACATGTCGATCCTCCAGTGCGTGCCCGGCCTGCGGATCGCCGCCCCGCGCGACGCCGATCAGGTACGGGCCCAGCTGCGCGAGGCCGTCGCGGTCGAGGACGCCCCGACCGTGGTCCGCTTCTCCAAGGGCGCGGTCGGCCCCGCCGTACCCGCCGTCGCCAAGGCCGGCGGCATGGACGTGCTGCGCAGGACCGAGGACGGCACGGCGGACGTGCTGCTGGTCTCCGTCGGCGCGCTCGCCCCGATGTGCCTCGACATCGCCGGTCTGCTCGACAAACAGGGCATCACGACGACCGTCGTCGACCCGCGCTGGGTCAAACCGGTCGACGAGGCGCTCGCCCCGCTCGCCGAGCGGCACCGGGTCGTCGTCACCGTCGAGGACAACAGCAGGGTCGGCGGGGTCGGCTCCGCCGTCGCCCAGGCGCTGCGCGACGCCGGGGTCGACGTACCGCTGCGCGACTTCGGCATTCCGCCCCGCTTCCTCGACCACGCCTCCCGCAAGGAGGTCATGGCCGAGATCGGGCTGACCGCCCCCGACATCGCGCGCCAGGTCACCGGCCTGGTCGCGAAGCTGGACGGCCGGCTGGCCGACGCGCCCGCCGAGGTCGCCCGCGACTGA
- a CDS encoding sugar ABC transporter permease, whose protein sequence is MSTDKSSTPLDEAGKATGAKDGEVPAPVDAPPAAAGAVTVVDPRLLVREQGFAGYVSEFRRKIRGGDLGAIPVVIGLIVIWGIFQSLNSNFLTAGNLSDISVAMVGTGMIAVGIVFVLLLGEIDLSVGSVSGVSGAIVAVLSVTHGVNEWLAVLIAIVSGTVIGAIHGFFFARVGAPAFAVTLAGLLFWSGFMLQILGDNGTINLDSDGIVVKLTSYYFTDVAAAYGLAVVAVVVFFLTTFLENRRRQVLGVPSRPLNEIVLRTALLAVLAFAVAIVYNQYKGLPLAVVIFLAMLVVTDFVLRRTAYGRKVFALGGSVEASRRAGINVTLVRISVFAIAGTFASIGGLFIASKIASANQSAGAGELLMNAIAAAVIGGTSLFGGRGRTWNALLGVLVIISIQYGLALQGVASAVQNMITGAVLLATVLIDAVTRKTQKTAGRA, encoded by the coding sequence GTGAGTACGGACAAGTCCTCCACGCCGCTGGACGAGGCCGGCAAGGCCACCGGGGCCAAGGACGGGGAAGTCCCCGCCCCGGTCGACGCGCCGCCCGCCGCCGCGGGCGCGGTCACCGTGGTCGACCCCCGGCTGCTCGTGCGCGAGCAGGGGTTCGCGGGCTACGTCTCCGAGTTCCGGCGCAAGATACGCGGGGGCGACCTGGGCGCCATCCCGGTCGTCATCGGCCTGATCGTCATCTGGGGCATCTTCCAGAGCCTCAACTCGAACTTCCTCACCGCGGGCAACCTCTCCGACATCTCCGTGGCGATGGTCGGCACCGGCATGATCGCCGTCGGTATCGTCTTCGTCCTGCTGCTCGGTGAGATCGACCTGTCCGTCGGCTCGGTCAGCGGTGTCTCCGGCGCGATCGTCGCCGTACTGAGCGTCACCCACGGCGTGAACGAGTGGCTGGCGGTGCTGATCGCGATCGTCAGCGGCACCGTCATCGGCGCGATCCACGGCTTCTTCTTCGCCCGGGTCGGCGCGCCCGCCTTCGCCGTCACCCTGGCCGGACTGCTGTTCTGGTCCGGCTTCATGCTCCAGATCCTCGGTGACAACGGCACCATCAACCTGGACTCCGACGGCATCGTCGTCAAGCTCACCAGCTACTACTTCACCGACGTCGCCGCCGCCTACGGCCTCGCCGTCGTCGCCGTCGTGGTGTTCTTCCTGACGACCTTCCTGGAGAACCGCCGCCGGCAGGTGCTCGGCGTCCCGTCCAGGCCGCTCAACGAGATCGTGCTCCGTACGGCCCTGCTCGCGGTCCTGGCCTTCGCCGTGGCGATCGTCTACAACCAGTACAAGGGGCTGCCGCTCGCGGTCGTCATCTTCCTGGCGATGCTCGTCGTGACCGACTTCGTACTGCGCCGCACCGCGTACGGCCGCAAGGTCTTCGCGCTCGGCGGCAGCGTCGAGGCGTCCCGCCGCGCCGGTATCAACGTCACCCTGGTACGGATCTCGGTCTTCGCGATCGCCGGTACGTTCGCCTCCATCGGCGGTCTCTTCATCGCCTCGAAGATCGCCTCGGCCAACCAGAGCGCGGGCGCCGGTGAGCTGCTGATGAACGCCATCGCGGCGGCCGTCATCGGCGGTACGAGCCTCTTCGGCGGCCGCGGCCGCACCTGGAACGCGCTGCTCGGTGTGCTGGTGATCATCTCGATCCAGTACGGTCTCGCCCTCCAGGGCGTCGCCTCCGCGGTCCAGAACATGATCACCGGCGCGGTGCTGCTGGCCACCGTCCTGATCGACGCCGTCACCCGGAAGACCCAGAAGACCGCCGGCCGCGCCTGA
- a CDS encoding ATP-binding cassette domain-containing protein has product MVHVTATPVLALRGVSKRFGAVQALTDVELEVHPGEVVALVGDNGAGKSTLVKTIAGVHPIDDGVIEWEGGPVTVGRPQDAQGLGIATVYQDLALCDNLDVVGNLYLGRELRSWGVLDEVEMERRSRELLTTLSIRIPSVRIPIASLSGGQRQTVAIARSMLGEPKLVILDEPTAALGVEQTAQVLDLVERLRERGLAVLLISHNMADVKAVADKVAVLRLGRNNGVFDVAGTSQEEIIAAITGATDNAVTRRASRTVEVQK; this is encoded by the coding sequence ATGGTTCACGTGACCGCTACGCCCGTGCTGGCGTTGCGAGGGGTCTCCAAGCGATTCGGTGCCGTCCAGGCGCTCACCGATGTAGAGCTTGAGGTCCACCCCGGTGAGGTGGTCGCCCTCGTCGGCGACAACGGCGCCGGTAAATCCACGCTGGTGAAGACCATCGCCGGCGTACACCCCATCGATGACGGAGTCATCGAGTGGGAAGGCGGCCCCGTCACGGTCGGCCGCCCGCAGGACGCCCAGGGACTGGGCATCGCGACCGTCTACCAGGACCTCGCGCTCTGCGACAACCTCGATGTCGTCGGCAACCTCTACCTCGGCCGCGAACTGCGCAGCTGGGGCGTGCTCGACGAGGTCGAGATGGAGCGCCGCTCGCGCGAGCTGCTCACCACCCTGTCGATCCGGATCCCGAGCGTCCGGATCCCGATCGCCTCGCTCTCCGGCGGCCAGCGCCAGACCGTGGCCATCGCCCGGTCCATGCTCGGCGAGCCCAAGCTCGTCATCCTCGACGAGCCGACGGCCGCGCTGGGCGTCGAGCAGACCGCCCAGGTGCTCGACCTGGTCGAGCGGCTGCGGGAACGCGGTCTCGCCGTACTCCTCATCAGCCACAACATGGCCGACGTCAAGGCCGTCGCCGACAAGGTGGCGGTGCTCAGGCTCGGCCGCAACAACGGTGTCTTCGATGTCGCGGGCACCAGCCAGGAAGAGATCATCGCCGCCATCACCGGTGCCACGGACAACGCCGTGACCCGCCGCGCGTCGCGCACTGTGGAGGTTCAGAAGTGA
- a CDS encoding sugar ABC transporter substrate-binding protein translates to MRRAAVATAATAMAVSLAACGSAKESGDKAEASKSDSKGPITVGLLLPENQTARYEKFDKPLIEKKVSELTDGTGKVVYANAKQDATTQNQQVDTMITNKVSVLMIDAVDAKAIRGSVQKAKEAGIPVVAYDRLAEGPIDAYTSFDNEEVGRVQGKALLEELGDKAKSGDIVMMNGAVTDPNAALFKKGAHSALDGKVNIGKEYDTKEWKPDNANANMEGAISALGKNKIIGVYSANDGMAGGIVTALKGAGYAKLPPVTGQDAELAGVQRIVNGEQFMSVYKSYPQEAEIGAEMAVALAKGEKLDSIAKDSVDSDSVKGIPTVLVPVVSLTKDNINETVIKDGFYTVGEICSGKFKTACDKIGLK, encoded by the coding sequence ATGCGTCGCGCCGCCGTGGCCACGGCCGCAACAGCGATGGCCGTTTCCCTCGCCGCCTGTGGCAGCGCGAAGGAATCCGGTGACAAGGCCGAAGCGTCCAAGTCGGACAGCAAGGGCCCGATCACGGTCGGCCTGCTTCTCCCGGAGAACCAGACAGCCCGGTACGAGAAGTTCGACAAGCCGCTGATCGAGAAGAAGGTCAGCGAGCTGACCGACGGCACCGGCAAGGTCGTCTACGCCAACGCCAAGCAGGACGCGACGACCCAGAACCAGCAGGTCGACACGATGATCACCAACAAGGTGAGCGTCCTGATGATCGACGCGGTCGACGCCAAGGCGATCAGGGGCTCGGTCCAGAAGGCCAAGGAGGCGGGCATACCCGTCGTCGCCTACGACCGGCTCGCCGAAGGCCCCATCGACGCGTACACCTCCTTCGACAACGAAGAGGTCGGCCGGGTCCAGGGCAAGGCCCTCCTCGAAGAGCTGGGCGACAAGGCCAAGTCCGGCGACATCGTCATGATGAACGGCGCCGTCACCGACCCGAACGCAGCCCTGTTCAAGAAGGGCGCGCACTCCGCCCTCGACGGCAAGGTGAACATCGGGAAGGAGTACGACACCAAGGAGTGGAAGCCGGACAACGCCAACGCCAACATGGAAGGCGCCATCTCCGCGCTGGGCAAGAACAAGATCATCGGTGTCTACTCGGCCAACGACGGCATGGCGGGCGGCATCGTCACCGCGCTCAAGGGCGCGGGCTACGCCAAGCTTCCGCCGGTCACCGGACAGGACGCCGAGCTGGCCGGTGTGCAGCGCATCGTCAACGGCGAGCAGTTCATGAGCGTCTACAAGTCGTACCCGCAGGAGGCCGAGATCGGCGCCGAGATGGCCGTCGCGCTCGCCAAGGGCGAGAAGCTCGACTCCATCGCCAAGGACAGCGTCGACAGCGACTCCGTCAAGGGCATCCCCACCGTGCTCGTCCCGGTCGTCTCCCTGACCAAGGACAACATCAACGAGACGGTCATCAAGGACGGCTTCTACACCGTCGGCGAGATCTGCAGCGGCAAGTTCAAGACCGCCTGCGACAAGATCGGCCTCAAGTAG